CGGCCTCGCTGGCGCTCATCGTGTAGGCACTGCCCGCGTCCGATTGGAACCAGAAGGGGTCTAGGCCGCCGGTGCCGCCGGCGATGATCTGGAGATCGGTGTCGTAGAGCTTGCCGTCCTGCATCACCATCGCGACGCTCGTCGAGTTGCGGATATTTTCCAGCGGGTCGGCATCGAGGATGACCATGTCGGCGAGCTTGCCCGGTTCGATCGAGCCGAGGTCCTGCGCGAGGCCGAGGCTCAGCGCCGGATTGATCGTTGCGGTTTTGAGCGCGTCATGATTGCTCATGCCGCCCAGCGCATAGCTCCAGATTTCCCAATGCGCGCCGAGACCCTCGCGCTGGCCGTGGGCGCCGATGTTGGTGAGGACGCCGAGATCGCTCAATTGCGCGGCGGCCTGCGCGACCTTTTCGAGATTATTCTCTTCCTCGGGAAAGAAGGTGCCGCGGCGGGCGGCGGCGTCGAGGGTGGCGCGAGGAACCCATTTGTTGAGGACGGGATCGGCCCAGACAGGGGTGGTCTGGTACCACCACATCTCGCCCCACGGCCCGCCATAAGCGACGTTCAGGGTCGGCGTGTAGGCGGTGGCGGGGCCTTCCTTGCCGCCCCAGAACTGTTTGACGTCGTCATAGATGACCTGCACCGGCAGCGCATGTTCGATGGTCGTGTGCCCATCCGCGACCATGGTCATATTGTGCTGGAATAGGCTGCCGCCCTCAGGGACGACGTCCATGCCGACCTCGCGCGCGGCCTCGAGCACCATCTGGCGCTGGTCGCGGCGGGGCTGGTTGTAGCTCTTTACCGACCAGGCTCCGAGCGACTTGAGGCGGCGCAGGTGGCGAAGGGCATCCTCCTTGCTGTCGATCGAGGCGGTGAAGCCGGTGGTCGCGCCATAAAGGATGGTGCCGGTCGAGGTAATGCGCGGGGCGATGATGCGGCCCGCACGCTGATATTCGCCCGCCGCGAAGACGGTGTAGCTGTTGTTGGAAGGGTCGTGGACGGTGGTCACGCCGTGCGCGAGGCTGGCGGCGTGGCTCCAATTCTGCTGCGGGATGGTGAGGCCCGCGCCCATCGGTCCGTGCCAATGCGCATCGATCATGCCGGGGATGATGGTCTTGCCCGACACATCGATGACGCGGGTGTCGGCGGGCCAGCTCATGGCGGCGAGCGGGCCGACCATGGCGATGCGTCCGTCGGCGACCATGACGGCGCCATCCTCGATAACCTCGTCGCCGCGCATGGTGATGATCCGGGCGCCCGAGAGAACATAGGTGTCGGAAGAGAGGTCGGCATCGACCGTCATGGCGAGATCGGCGATGCGGGTGGGCTCGATCCTATCGGCCTCATCCTCGGGCTCGTCGAGATCGGCGATCTCGGCGAGCGTGCGGCTGAAGAGGGTCGGGCCTTCGGACCAGTAGAGCGTGTCGCCGTCCGAGGACCAATGCACCCAGTCGCCGACATCCTTGGAGATTTTCGCTTGCGGCAGCGCGGTGCCGCCGGGCGAGACGTCGAGGGTGCGCCCCGTGAGCGCGAAGGGCATGACATAGGTCTGGAAGCGCTCGGTCCAGGCAATGAAGGTGCCGTCGGGCGAGAGCTTGAAGTCGCCTGCGAATTCGCTCGAGAGATGATCCTGCGTCTCGCGCGTGTCGAGGCGGACCGAGCGCAGAAGGGTCTTTTCCTCTTCGCTGGCTTGGAAGAAGAGACGATTAGGGTCGCGGCCGAATTGCGGCTTGGTGCCGCTTTTCGAGATGCGTTCGGGGGCGCCGCCCGACAGGCTGGCGAGATAGAGCCCAGTGTCGCGGCTGTAGAGCGGGCTGGTGACATAGCCGCCCGAGGTGCGGCGATAGGCGAGGTGGCGACCATCGGGGCTGAAGGCGGGCTCGACATAATGGCCGGGCGGGAGGTCGAGGGCGCGGGCGCGGCTGCCGTCGGCGCGGGCGACCATGAGCCGCGAGAGTTGCTCGTCGTCCCATTCGACCCAGGCGAGCTGGCGTCCGTCGCGGCTGAATGTCGGGTAGGATTGGAAGGCGTCGGTGGCGGCGGTCAGCGGACGGGTCTGGCCGCTCGAGAGGTCGCGGCGATAAAGGCGGCCGAGCGCCTCGAAGATCACGGCATCGCCGGCGGGGCTCATGGTGGTGAAGCGCAGCGCCCTGGTCTCGAAGCTGGGCTGGCCGATGCGCTTGTCGTGACGCACCGCATCGGCGACCCAGCGCTGGCCGGTGACGCGGAAGGGGATCTCGCTGACGGCGCGGGTGGCGGTGTCGACGCGGTGGATGCCGCCCTTGGCCCAGAAGACGATCGAGCGACTGTCGGGGGTCCAGGCGAGATGCGGATAGACGCCGTGCACCGCCCAGGTTTCCTGCATATCGCGGTCGAGCATGTCGGTCAGCGGGGTGATGCGGCCGCTGGCGAGGTCCATCTGCATGAGCACGGTCTTGGCGCGGATGCGGCGGATGAAGGCGAGGCTCTTGCCGTCGGGCGAGGGAGCGGGGCGGATGGCGCCGCCGGCGCCCGAGACGATGGTCTCGATCTCGCCCGTCTCGCGGTCGAGGCGCTTGATCACGTAGATCTGGCCATTGACGTCCTTGGAATATTGGAACGTGTCGCCCGCCGTCGCGTCGTCCGAAAAATACATATAGCGACCGTCGGGGCTGAAGGCGGGTTCGCCGGTGTCCTTTTCGTCGGTGCGCTTCTTGGTCATCTGCACGCCGCCGCCCACGCCCGAGGCATGGTAGAGCCACATCTCGCCCGCGCCGAGCGAGCGGTCCGAAGTGAAATGCTTGCGCCCGACGATATATTCGCCGTCCGGCGTCCAGGCAGGCTGGTTGAGGAGGCGGAAGCTCTCGTCCGACACCTGACGCGGTTCGGTGCCGTCGCGGTTCATGACCCACAGATTGTCGCCGCCGCCACGATCGGAGGTGAAGGCGATTTCGCTCCCGTCAGGCGAGAAGACGGGCTGCATGTCCCATTGATGGCCGGTGGCGATGGGCACCGCTTCGCCGCCCGTGATGGGGAGCAGGTAGAGGTCGCCGAGCAAGTCGAAGACGATCTCGCGCCCGTCGGGCGAGACGTCGAGGCTGATCCAGGTGCCCTGGGTGGTATCGAGCGCGACCATCTCGCCGGGGCCGCGCATCTGGGTGACGTCCCAGTCGCTGGTCTCGCTCTCCGGCGCTTCGGCCAAGTCCTCGGAGAGCGTGGGGGCGTCATGGCTGTGACCATGCTCGTCCTGCGCACGAGCGGGTGTGACGATGACGGCGGCGCTGGCGAGCAGCAGGAGGAGCGATTTCATAATAGGATCCCCTGATGGTTTTGGCGCCGTTATGAGGGGGGTGGACCGGCTTGGCAATCGGGGCACGGCTTGTGTCGGCGTGGCGAGCAGGCGCGTAGCGATTGACGCCGCGCGCGCGGGGGCGCTAAGCGCGGCGCATGAGCGAGAATGAAAAGACCCAGCTGCCCGATCGGCTGTGCATGGACCCCAAGAGCCCCTATTTCGACGGCGAACTGCTGGCGAAGGGCATCGGCATCCGCTTCAATGGCCAGGAAAAGGTCAACGTCGAGGAATATTGCCTGTCCGAGGGCTGGATCCGCATCGCTGCGGGCAAGAGCCGCGACCGCTTCGGCAATCCGATGACGGTCAAGCTCAAGGGCAAGGTCGAGCCCTATGTCGAGGGCGAAGAGGACGACCAGCCCGAAGGCTGAGCCGTCCCTGGCTCTTCTTTCAAGACAGGTGCCAGCTTAGGCAGCGCGTAGCTGGCCGATGAAGTCGCGCGTGGCGGCCTGTAGCGTCTCGGCGCTGTCGGCAAGCCGCGCGGAGGCCGTGCGCACCTCTTCGGACAGGCGCGAACTCGACTGGGCTTCGTCGGCGAGCGCGGTGCAGAAGCGCGCCATCGAATCGACGGAGAGCGCATTTTCCTCGGCGGTCTGCTGGATGATGTCCGATACAGCGCGTTGCTGTTCGAGCTCGGCCTGCACCTCGGCGACATGCGCGAGCAGGCGATCGACAGTCGAGGCGACCTCGCCAAAGGCATCGTCGGCACCGCGCGCGCCCTCGCCGATGGTCGAGATGAGGGTGGTGACCTCGTCGGTGGCCTTGCCCGCCTGTCCTGCGAGGCTCTTCACCTCTCCGGCGACGACCGCGAAGCCGCGACCGGCCTCGCCCGCTCGCGCCGCCTCGATGGTGGCATTGAGGGCGAGCAGGTTGGTCTTGTGCGCAACGCCGCGGATAAGGTCGATGAAATGCTCGACATTGGCGGTGCGCGCGGTGAGCGTGCGCACGGTGCGCTCGCCCATGTCGGTCGATTGGCGCGCATCTTCGGACAAGGCGGCCTGCTGGCGGCTGGTGTCGGCAATGGTGGCGACCGAGCGCGACAGGTCGACGACGCGCTGGGTGACCTGTTCGGCGCTCTCGGCGGCGAGGCGGGCCTGCGTCATGGCCTCGTTGGCCTGATCGCCGGTCGAGCGCGCAATGCCGTTCATTGCTTCGGCGGAGGCTTCGAGCTGGTTGGCGGCGGCGCCGACGGCGGCGGCGATGCCCGCGATGGATTCCTCGAAACGGTCGGCAAGGTCGTGCACCGCCTCGCGCCGCGCTTCTTCGGCCTCGCGCTCTGCCTCGAGGCGCATGAGGCGTTCCTCGTCGAGGCCGGTTTCGGCACGGGCCTGCGCGGCGAGCGCCTGCTCTGCGGCCTGGCGCGCCTGTTCGGCCTCTTCGAAAGCGAGCCGCTGCGCTTCGGCATCCTCGCCCTGGCGGTTGAGGAGGCGGCTGGCGGTGATCGAGACGTTGGCGGTGAGACCGGCGAGGATGACGACCGCGACGGCATGGACGATGACGCGTAGCAGGCTCCAGCCGCCCATGAACACCCAATCGGGCAGGAAATAGCCGAGCAGCAGGTGGTGGACGGCGACGATGCCCGCGCCGAGCAGGATCGGACGCCAGTCGATCAGCAGCACGAGCGCGGCGAGGGCGGGGAAGAAGTAGAGATGGCCCTCCATCTGCCACATCGACCCTTGGAAGGTATAGACGAGCAACGAGGGCTGGATCGCGGTCATGAGCGCGGCGGGCAGGAAGGTGGCGAAGCGATAGGTCTTGGCATGGGCCGCGAGCGAGCAGGCGAGGCTCAGGAGCGCGCTGATGCCGATGACGGGCAGCGGGTCGACCGTGTCGGTAAGCAGCGCGAGGACGAGCAGGCCGATGGTGCATCCCCAGCCGAACCGCGCGACGCCGCGAAGACCCGAAACGCGAAAGGCGTTCAGCTCGGGCGTGGCCGCGGCGCTGTCGCGCAGGAAGCGGGTGAAGACGGACGCGCGGGATTCGCGGAAATACTGATTCTCAACCATGATCGAGGCATTGCCCCGATCAGGGTTAAGACATCGTAAGCCGACTTAGCCTTTGTTTCCTAACGCTTTA
The nucleotide sequence above comes from Sphingomicrobium arenosum. Encoded proteins:
- a CDS encoding amidohydrolase family protein, producing the protein MKSLLLLLASAAVIVTPARAQDEHGHSHDAPTLSEDLAEAPESETSDWDVTQMRGPGEMVALDTTQGTWISLDVSPDGREIVFDLLGDLYLLPITGGEAVPIATGHQWDMQPVFSPDGSEIAFTSDRGGGDNLWVMNRDGTEPRQVSDESFRLLNQPAWTPDGEYIVGRKHFTSDRSLGAGEMWLYHASGVGGGVQMTKKRTDEKDTGEPAFSPDGRYMYFSDDATAGDTFQYSKDVNGQIYVIKRLDRETGEIETIVSGAGGAIRPAPSPDGKSLAFIRRIRAKTVLMQMDLASGRITPLTDMLDRDMQETWAVHGVYPHLAWTPDSRSIVFWAKGGIHRVDTATRAVSEIPFRVTGQRWVADAVRHDKRIGQPSFETRALRFTTMSPAGDAVIFEALGRLYRRDLSSGQTRPLTAATDAFQSYPTFSRDGRQLAWVEWDDEQLSRLMVARADGSRARALDLPPGHYVEPAFSPDGRHLAYRRTSGGYVTSPLYSRDTGLYLASLSGGAPERISKSGTKPQFGRDPNRLFFQASEEEKTLLRSVRLDTRETQDHLSSEFAGDFKLSPDGTFIAWTERFQTYVMPFALTGRTLDVSPGGTALPQAKISKDVGDWVHWSSDGDTLYWSEGPTLFSRTLAEIADLDEPEDEADRIEPTRIADLAMTVDADLSSDTYVLSGARIITMRGDEVIEDGAVMVADGRIAMVGPLAAMSWPADTRVIDVSGKTIIPGMIDAHWHGPMGAGLTIPQQNWSHAASLAHGVTTVHDPSNNSYTVFAAGEYQRAGRIIAPRITSTGTILYGATTGFTASIDSKEDALRHLRRLKSLGAWSVKSYNQPRRDQRQMVLEAAREVGMDVVPEGGSLFQHNMTMVADGHTTIEHALPVQVIYDDVKQFWGGKEGPATAYTPTLNVAYGGPWGEMWWYQTTPVWADPVLNKWVPRATLDAAARRGTFFPEEENNLEKVAQAAAQLSDLGVLTNIGAHGQREGLGAHWEIWSYALGGMSNHDALKTATINPALSLGLAQDLGSIEPGKLADMVILDADPLENIRNSTSVAMVMQDGKLYDTDLQIIAGGTGGLDPFWFQSDAGSAYTMSASEAEGVHQH
- a CDS encoding DUF3297 family protein, with product MSENEKTQLPDRLCMDPKSPYFDGELLAKGIGIRFNGQEKVNVEEYCLSEGWIRIAAGKSRDRFGNPMTVKLKGKVEPYVEGEEDDQPEG
- a CDS encoding methyl-accepting chemotaxis protein, which encodes MVENQYFRESRASVFTRFLRDSAAATPELNAFRVSGLRGVARFGWGCTIGLLVLALLTDTVDPLPVIGISALLSLACSLAAHAKTYRFATFLPAALMTAIQPSLLVYTFQGSMWQMEGHLYFFPALAALVLLIDWRPILLGAGIVAVHHLLLGYFLPDWVFMGGWSLLRVIVHAVAVVILAGLTANVSITASRLLNRQGEDAEAQRLAFEEAEQARQAAEQALAAQARAETGLDEERLMRLEAEREAEEARREAVHDLADRFEESIAGIAAAVGAAANQLEASAEAMNGIARSTGDQANEAMTQARLAAESAEQVTQRVVDLSRSVATIADTSRQQAALSEDARQSTDMGERTVRTLTARTANVEHFIDLIRGVAHKTNLLALNATIEAARAGEAGRGFAVVAGEVKSLAGQAGKATDEVTTLISTIGEGARGADDAFGEVASTVDRLLAHVAEVQAELEQQRAVSDIIQQTAEENALSVDSMARFCTALADEAQSSSRLSEEVRTASARLADSAETLQAATRDFIGQLRAA